The following coding sequences lie in one Leptospira saintgironsiae genomic window:
- a CDS encoding LIC11755 family lipoprotein, translating to MRTILTAFCLIIFFILASCKENSSSELYLEESDKSIEFQYDPTITKDSRLVSDMVQENGRTCFVSGEDPNYKIRICIHEDGISEFMQILSAWKEGTLVSEFSSTLSDNSGYKIGTYPFSGIKTKVEGSKFAIIGDRKLRFSGDVALVWDRGNFNLKNHFKNFNIFTFSNGESLLVLSPSGESEVYLGISFKDQTLEKEIQNLILTKNQIGLDTCNSSLPIITEIFGETNSSLGRWIEIYNPYTFPICEEGLEFNLLGNKTSLHQTTGFLSPHETRIFAEDIASLERISLSGIKWGDLKKVGKLSLSRADQTFEFNLPGTGYLFGDNYYSWKGGSFSTCETISKFCMDPGKNYTSALESEYACDPNDFELEELNPNGLVHKGVLQSDWKYLDLIYKGNEICEPSSLKISWGKNLFPIQISRKISSGEIISLGNLPFLLGNPSYSFSIFKTVTISDIVSLSNSLGKEKVLWDGIFRTSKGVPTRIVLQKTNGETVSICFENGKALLHPNSTDPAFPQSAVAFENPRTSASIKFCKRSENLGKARFSEVSWMGSYQGVDPISKDKFLEFVSVTEYSPDSIYLEIVPGAGTTVSILLPLEKEGLTLLSSGKSTCFPQTEFSKDVSFSLPSSGSNLLKIYDPYTGELWDEFAYSSSGPGVNDTKNKIRKSAYSKMESGARIWSASSYLGKPYRDPSCPLTDAHPGISE from the coding sequence ATGCGAACAATACTAACGGCTTTCTGCCTAATCATCTTTTTCATTTTAGCTTCTTGTAAAGAAAACTCATCTTCCGAGTTATATTTGGAAGAATCAGATAAATCTATAGAATTCCAATATGATCCAACCATCACAAAAGATTCACGACTTGTTTCAGATATGGTCCAAGAGAATGGCCGTACATGTTTTGTTTCTGGAGAAGATCCTAATTATAAGATCCGGATATGTATTCACGAAGATGGAATTTCAGAATTTATGCAAATTCTATCTGCTTGGAAAGAAGGGACACTTGTTTCTGAATTTAGTTCAACCCTTTCGGATAATTCAGGCTATAAAATAGGGACTTATCCTTTTTCTGGAATTAAGACGAAGGTAGAAGGTTCCAAATTTGCTATAATTGGAGATAGAAAACTTAGATTCTCAGGCGACGTTGCTTTAGTTTGGGACAGGGGGAATTTTAATCTCAAAAATCATTTTAAGAATTTTAATATATTCACATTTTCGAATGGAGAATCACTTTTAGTTTTGTCTCCTTCTGGAGAATCTGAAGTATATCTTGGGATTTCTTTTAAAGATCAGACTTTAGAAAAAGAAATCCAAAATCTGATCCTTACCAAAAATCAAATTGGATTAGATACCTGTAATTCTTCTCTTCCTATTATCACCGAAATTTTCGGAGAAACAAATTCAAGTTTGGGAAGATGGATTGAGATTTATAATCCGTATACATTCCCAATTTGCGAAGAAGGTTTGGAATTTAATTTATTGGGAAATAAAACTTCACTTCATCAAACAACGGGTTTTTTATCACCACATGAGACTCGGATCTTTGCAGAGGATATTGCTTCTTTAGAAAGAATTTCACTTTCAGGAATCAAATGGGGAGACCTGAAGAAGGTTGGCAAATTATCACTTAGCCGGGCAGATCAAACTTTCGAGTTTAATCTTCCTGGAACTGGATACTTATTCGGAGATAATTATTATTCATGGAAGGGTGGCTCTTTCTCAACTTGCGAAACTATTTCTAAGTTTTGCATGGATCCCGGCAAGAATTACACCTCAGCTTTAGAAAGTGAATATGCATGTGATCCAAACGATTTTGAATTAGAGGAATTAAATCCGAATGGATTAGTGCACAAGGGCGTTCTTCAGTCAGATTGGAAATATCTAGATCTGATCTATAAAGGAAACGAAATCTGTGAACCTTCTTCTTTAAAAATTAGTTGGGGAAAAAATCTTTTTCCAATTCAGATTTCTAGAAAAATTTCTTCAGGCGAGATTATTAGCTTAGGGAATCTACCTTTTCTATTAGGAAATCCTTCTTATTCCTTTTCGATTTTTAAGACTGTTACTATTAGCGATATTGTTTCCCTTTCTAATTCTTTAGGAAAGGAGAAGGTTCTCTGGGATGGGATTTTTCGCACTTCTAAAGGAGTTCCTACCCGTATTGTACTCCAAAAAACAAATGGAGAAACTGTAAGTATTTGTTTTGAAAATGGAAAGGCTCTTCTTCATCCGAATTCAACTGATCCTGCTTTTCCACAATCAGCCGTCGCCTTTGAAAATCCTAGGACTTCTGCCTCTATTAAGTTTTGCAAAAGATCAGAGAATTTAGGCAAAGCAAGATTTTCAGAAGTTTCTTGGATGGGTTCTTACCAAGGAGTTGATCCAATTTCAAAAGATAAGTTTTTGGAATTTGTATCTGTTACTGAATATTCGCCTGACTCTATATATTTAGAAATTGTCCCAGGTGCTGGAACAACAGTTTCTATTCTTCTACCTTTGGAGAAAGAAGGTTTAACCTTACTCTCTTCTGGAAAATCGACTTGTTTCCCTCAAACAGAGTTTTCGAAGGATGTAAGTTTTAGTTTACCATCTTCCGGATCGAATCTCCTTAAAATCTATGATCCTTATACTGGAGAATTATGGGATGAGTTTGCTTATAGTTCTTCTGGGCCGGGTGTGAATGATACCAAGAATAAGATTCGAAAATCAGCATATTCTAAAATGGAATCCGGTGCGAGGATTTGGTCAGCAAGTTCTTATTTAGGTAAACCTTATCGTGATCCAAGCTGTCCTTTGACGGATGCTCATCCTGGAATTTCGGAATAA
- a CDS encoding LA_2168 family protein codes for MKRIFLLFIFLYAQLISSEEAKQSSLEIYFQWILFRTQGRISEEKETSRISALASPAVLGFKFERNNEKFQTNLEWNLISTPNSGVVLLPGRNSYFGILYKGFLWGAGRKSDVEEFPAWSSWKDGVEGLFAETELDHIKIRFDILDLYRGFPLLENQWLKLQGREYLLPKQARDELISEKDTVFSSQSRYRAGISLTGNKEDHFLYRLKVRYLSLGDWGRFGSDTKESKSESIEGDKDYLVEWKLGLGFIWKYFYISGDFFLSRGIDKTGYHLSRAERSIPISGEALRFDLGFYNTYGKISFFGFLPDREKRSSQGEILEMGFVGMGASPISNPILQQVWGFYPAAWITDRGLEREETNFPGKRPANLFGWKAEGKFFGISPSVHFTYIGFLKEENSSSGLWTISSKNMQNKFLREVGVSIAWSPLEDDSSKIELDLGGFESDSITGLKQWYMLFRIVGVWR; via the coding sequence ATGAAAAGAATCTTCCTCTTATTTATATTTTTATACGCACAACTCATATCATCAGAGGAAGCAAAACAATCTTCTTTAGAGATATATTTTCAGTGGATCTTGTTTCGTACGCAAGGACGGATCTCGGAAGAAAAAGAAACTTCACGAATTTCTGCATTAGCCTCTCCTGCTGTATTGGGATTCAAATTTGAGAGAAATAATGAAAAATTTCAAACAAACTTAGAATGGAATCTAATCAGTACTCCTAATTCAGGTGTTGTACTTTTACCAGGGAGGAATTCATACTTTGGAATTTTGTACAAAGGATTCTTATGGGGAGCAGGAAGAAAATCAGACGTCGAGGAATTTCCCGCCTGGTCTTCTTGGAAAGATGGAGTAGAAGGTTTATTTGCAGAAACTGAATTGGATCATATCAAGATCAGATTTGATATTTTGGATCTATATAGAGGATTCCCTTTATTAGAAAACCAATGGTTGAAACTGCAGGGAAGAGAATATTTACTTCCGAAACAAGCAAGAGATGAATTAATTTCGGAAAAGGATACGGTGTTTTCTTCCCAGTCTAGGTATAGGGCTGGGATAAGTCTGACAGGAAACAAAGAAGATCATTTTCTGTATAGACTTAAGGTGCGTTATCTTTCCTTGGGCGACTGGGGTAGATTCGGATCTGATACGAAAGAATCCAAGTCTGAAAGTATAGAAGGAGACAAAGACTACCTTGTAGAATGGAAACTAGGACTTGGATTTATATGGAAATATTTTTATATTTCTGGGGACTTCTTTCTTTCCAGAGGGATCGATAAAACTGGATATCATCTCTCCCGTGCTGAAAGATCTATTCCAATCAGTGGAGAAGCTCTCCGATTTGATTTAGGATTTTATAATACATACGGAAAAATTTCCTTTTTTGGTTTTTTACCTGATAGAGAAAAAAGATCTTCTCAGGGTGAAATTTTAGAAATGGGTTTTGTTGGAATGGGTGCTTCTCCCATTTCAAATCCTATCTTACAACAAGTCTGGGGATTTTATCCGGCAGCTTGGATCACAGACAGAGGTTTGGAAAGAGAAGAAACAAATTTTCCAGGTAAACGTCCCGCAAATCTATTTGGTTGGAAAGCAGAAGGAAAGTTTTTCGGGATATCACCGAGTGTCCATTTTACTTATATAGGGTTTTTAAAAGAAGAAAATTCTTCTTCCGGTCTTTGGACAATTTCTTCTAAGAATATGCAAAACAAATTCCTGAGAGAGGTAGGTGTAAGTATTGCCTGGTCTCCTCTGGAAGATGATTCTTCAAAGATTGAATTAGATTTAGGCGGTTTTGAATCAGATTCAATAACAGGACTTAAACAATGGTACATGCTCTTTCGTATAGTAGGAGTTTGGAGATGA
- a CDS encoding phospholipase D-like domain-containing protein, translating to MKKFCFFIPIILYFLYCERTEEEVSLFWEDELYPKVFFSYPGRFVPIGKKRNVRDEILRIIRETKHSIYMHIYSFDDPEIEFELLNANKRGVRLELMGEWGKNYPGSILPFLKYWKGTGLQHTKVLVGDHSLVFMGTGNFTYYGLEQDHNAYLEFKLNSKDWENFHSFLKEEYPFPILKIGGLEFWNSPQEGNLVQNRLLDSVLSSQDSIQYLIFDHYDPILSSGFTRANHGFISGVYNRPVDPEGKILSKLPGIEIMEDGNEDILDDPTIGKGGLLHHKTMILDDIEVLTGSYNYSLSARDSNREILIRIKDARIAKEFKQEWENITNKSKLVEVSESNLPLNTDNNHNYDSETDQICRSQLQPEDSFLEIGFAWFRWNNVYRWKEESCKSIADYESISSRSFGGKGEFPKIEAENLGIQSFARNGTKVLSLPKSVLMQEFHSTISKPNIFLRPSQFLGSAGAWVFPNESELSALLSENSPQYVWLLERGKLPKKLGIEVEDGVYYLAESISSNSGVAIIEYENFGLYFCYKSANYNLNWPEQILFAAYNFKEGKTSSDQYSKSDLEFFAEQGLQTQRRKQLCVISL from the coding sequence ATGAAGAAGTTTTGTTTTTTCATACCTATCATTCTTTACTTCCTATACTGCGAAAGAACGGAAGAAGAAGTTTCGCTATTTTGGGAAGATGAATTATATCCTAAGGTGTTCTTTTCCTATCCTGGGAGATTTGTTCCCATCGGCAAAAAGAGAAATGTCCGAGATGAGATACTACGTATTATCCGTGAGACTAAACATTCTATCTATATGCATATTTATTCATTCGATGATCCAGAAATCGAATTTGAACTTTTGAATGCAAATAAAAGAGGAGTTCGTTTAGAACTTATGGGAGAATGGGGAAAAAATTACCCAGGCTCTATTTTACCTTTTTTGAAATATTGGAAGGGAACGGGGTTACAACATACAAAGGTGTTGGTTGGAGATCATTCGTTGGTGTTTATGGGGACAGGTAATTTTACATATTATGGTTTGGAACAGGACCATAATGCGTATTTAGAATTTAAACTGAATTCAAAAGACTGGGAAAACTTTCATTCATTCTTAAAAGAAGAATATCCATTTCCTATTTTAAAAATTGGAGGATTAGAATTTTGGAATTCTCCTCAGGAAGGGAATTTGGTCCAAAATAGGCTTTTGGATTCTGTTCTTTCGTCTCAAGATTCGATTCAATATCTCATTTTCGATCATTACGATCCAATTTTAAGTTCGGGATTTACTCGAGCGAATCACGGATTTATCAGCGGAGTTTATAATCGTCCCGTGGATCCGGAAGGGAAAATTCTCTCAAAGCTTCCAGGAATTGAGATCATGGAAGATGGTAACGAAGATATTCTAGATGATCCCACAATCGGTAAAGGAGGACTTCTTCATCATAAAACTATGATCTTGGATGATATAGAAGTATTGACTGGATCTTATAATTATTCTTTGAGCGCAAGGGATTCTAACAGAGAAATTTTGATCCGAATAAAAGATGCAAGGATTGCCAAAGAGTTTAAGCAAGAATGGGAAAATATAACAAACAAATCCAAACTTGTAGAAGTTTCGGAATCAAATTTGCCACTTAATACAGATAACAATCATAATTACGATTCTGAAACTGATCAGATTTGTAGATCTCAACTCCAACCGGAAGATTCATTTTTAGAGATTGGATTTGCTTGGTTTCGCTGGAATAATGTCTATCGGTGGAAGGAAGAATCTTGTAAATCTATTGCAGATTATGAATCGATTAGCTCCCGGTCCTTTGGGGGAAAAGGTGAATTTCCAAAAATAGAAGCAGAGAATTTAGGAATTCAATCATTCGCAAGAAACGGAACTAAAGTCCTTTCTCTTCCTAAATCTGTTTTGATGCAAGAATTTCATTCTACAATTTCGAAACCTAATATCTTCTTAAGACCTTCTCAATTTTTAGGATCTGCTGGTGCCTGGGTTTTTCCAAACGAATCTGAACTTAGCGCGCTTCTCTCCGAAAATTCTCCTCAATATGTTTGGCTTTTAGAAAGAGGAAAACTTCCGAAGAAACTAGGAATCGAAGTGGAAGATGGGGTGTATTATCTCGCTGAAAGTATAAGTTCTAATTCAGGTGTTGCAATAATTGAATATGAGAACTTCGGTCTTTACTTTTGTTATAAATCCGCCAATTATAATCTGAACTGGCCAGAGCAGATCTTATTCGCAGCTTACAATTTTAAAGAAGGCAAAACTTCT